A window of the Capricornis sumatraensis isolate serow.1 chromosome 9, serow.2, whole genome shotgun sequence genome harbors these coding sequences:
- the ARRDC2 gene encoding arrestin domain-containing protein 2 isoform X2 gives MLFDKVKAFVVLLDSASSGSEPVFSGGQAVAGRVLLELASPARVSSLKLRARGRAHVHWTESRSAGSSTAYTQSYSERVEVVSHRATLLAPGTGETTTLPPGRHEFPFSFQLPPTLVTSFEGKHGSVRYCIKATLHRPWVPTRRTRKVFTVIEPVDINTPALLAPQAGAREKIARSWYSNRGLVSLSAKIDRKGYTPGEVIPVFAEIDNGSTRPVLPRAAVIQTQTFMARGARKQNRAVVASLSGEPVGPGRRALWQGRALRIPPVGPSILHCRVLHVDYALKVCVDIPGSSKLLLELPLVIGTIPLHPFGSRSSSVGSHASFLMDWGLGVLPERPEAPPEYSEVVPDEEVAAMEQSLLPLLQDPDVSTEGPFFAYIEEFRFRPPPLYSEDPNPPSEARRPRCMTC, from the exons ATGCTGTTCGACAAGGTGAAGGCATTCGTGGTGCTACTGGATAGTGCTAGCTCAGGCTCTGAGCCAGTGTTCAGCGGCGGCCAGGCGGTGGCCGGCCGAGTGCTTCTGGAGCTAGCGAGCCCGGCGCGAGTGAGCTCCCTGAAGCTGCGCGCGCGGGGTCGCGCCCATGTGCACTGGACCGAGTCTCGCAGCGCGGGCTCGAGCACGGCGTACACGCAGAGCTACAGCGAGCGCGTGGAGGTTGTGAGCCACCGTGCCACGCTACTCGCGCCAG GCACTGGAGAGACCACAACGCTGCCTCCTGGGCGTCATGAATTCCCATTCAGCTTCCAGCTGCCACC GACGCTAGTGACTTCCTTTGAAGGCAAACACGGCAGTGTGAGATACTGCATCAAAGCCACCCTCCACCGGCCCTGGGTTCCTACCCGTCGGACAAGGAAGGTGTTTACTGTTATTGAGCCTGTGGATATCAACACACCGGCTCTGCTG GCCCCTCAAGCCGGAGCTCGGGAAAAGATTGCCCGATCCTGGTACAGTAACCGTGGCCTTGTCTCCCTCTCAGCCAAGATCGACCGCAAGGGCTACACACCAG GTGAAGTGATCCCTGTCTTCGCTGAGATTGACAACGGCTCCACGCGCCCCGTGCTGCCTCGGGCAGCTGTGATCCAGACCCAGACCTTCATGGCGCGAGGTGCCCGCAAACAGAATCGAGCCGTGGTGGCTAGCCTCTCGGGGGAGCCTGTGGGCCCCGGGCGGCGGGCACTGTGGCAGGGCCGGGCTCTGCGGATCCCTCCCGTGGGTCCTTCTATCTTGCACTGTCGTGTGCTACACGTGGACTATGCCCTCAAG GTCTGTGTGGACATCCCGGGCTCATCCAAGCTGCTCTTGGAGCTCCCATTGGTCATCGGCACCATCCCCCTGCACCCTTTCGGCAGCCGCTCGTCTAGCGTGGGCAGCCATGCCAGCTTCCTGATGGACTGGGGGCTGGGGGTCCTGCCAGAGCGGCCTGAAG CCCCTCCTGAGTACTCCGAGGTGGTGCCTGATGAGGAGGTGGCAGCCATGGAGCAGAGCCTCCTGCCACTACTGCAGGACCCTGACGTGAGCACGGAAGGCCCCTTCTTTGCCTACATCGAGGAGTTCCGCTTCCGCCCACCGCCCCTGTACTCCGAG GATCCAAACCCACCCTCCGAGGCCAGGAGGCCCCGCTGCATGACCTGCTGA
- the ARRDC2 gene encoding arrestin domain-containing protein 2 isoform X1 translates to MLFDKVKAFVVLLDSASSGSEPVFSGGQAVAGRVLLELASPARVSSLKLRARGRAHVHWTESRSAGSSTAYTQSYSERVEVVSHRATLLAPGTGETTTLPPGRHEFPFSFQLPPTLVTSFEGKHGSVRYCIKATLHRPWVPTRRTRKVFTVIEPVDINTPALLAPQAGAREKIARSWYSNRGLVSLSAKIDRKGYTPGEVIPVFAEIDNGSTRPVLPRAAVIQTQTFMARGARKQNRAVVASLSGEPVGPGRRALWQGRALRIPPVGPSILHCRVLHVDYALKVCVDIPGSSKLLLELPLVIGTIPLHPFGSRSSSVGSHASFLMDWGLGVLPERPEAPPEYSEVVPDEEVAAMEQSLLPLLQDPDVSTEGPFFAYIEEFRFRPPPLYSEEDPNPPSEARRPRCMTC, encoded by the exons ATGCTGTTCGACAAGGTGAAGGCATTCGTGGTGCTACTGGATAGTGCTAGCTCAGGCTCTGAGCCAGTGTTCAGCGGCGGCCAGGCGGTGGCCGGCCGAGTGCTTCTGGAGCTAGCGAGCCCGGCGCGAGTGAGCTCCCTGAAGCTGCGCGCGCGGGGTCGCGCCCATGTGCACTGGACCGAGTCTCGCAGCGCGGGCTCGAGCACGGCGTACACGCAGAGCTACAGCGAGCGCGTGGAGGTTGTGAGCCACCGTGCCACGCTACTCGCGCCAG GCACTGGAGAGACCACAACGCTGCCTCCTGGGCGTCATGAATTCCCATTCAGCTTCCAGCTGCCACC GACGCTAGTGACTTCCTTTGAAGGCAAACACGGCAGTGTGAGATACTGCATCAAAGCCACCCTCCACCGGCCCTGGGTTCCTACCCGTCGGACAAGGAAGGTGTTTACTGTTATTGAGCCTGTGGATATCAACACACCGGCTCTGCTG GCCCCTCAAGCCGGAGCTCGGGAAAAGATTGCCCGATCCTGGTACAGTAACCGTGGCCTTGTCTCCCTCTCAGCCAAGATCGACCGCAAGGGCTACACACCAG GTGAAGTGATCCCTGTCTTCGCTGAGATTGACAACGGCTCCACGCGCCCCGTGCTGCCTCGGGCAGCTGTGATCCAGACCCAGACCTTCATGGCGCGAGGTGCCCGCAAACAGAATCGAGCCGTGGTGGCTAGCCTCTCGGGGGAGCCTGTGGGCCCCGGGCGGCGGGCACTGTGGCAGGGCCGGGCTCTGCGGATCCCTCCCGTGGGTCCTTCTATCTTGCACTGTCGTGTGCTACACGTGGACTATGCCCTCAAG GTCTGTGTGGACATCCCGGGCTCATCCAAGCTGCTCTTGGAGCTCCCATTGGTCATCGGCACCATCCCCCTGCACCCTTTCGGCAGCCGCTCGTCTAGCGTGGGCAGCCATGCCAGCTTCCTGATGGACTGGGGGCTGGGGGTCCTGCCAGAGCGGCCTGAAG CCCCTCCTGAGTACTCCGAGGTGGTGCCTGATGAGGAGGTGGCAGCCATGGAGCAGAGCCTCCTGCCACTACTGCAGGACCCTGACGTGAGCACGGAAGGCCCCTTCTTTGCCTACATCGAGGAGTTCCGCTTCCGCCCACCGCCCCTGTACTCCGAG GAGGATCCAAACCCACCCTCCGAGGCCAGGAGGCCCCGCTGCATGACCTGCTGA